One region of Polaribacter pectinis genomic DNA includes:
- a CDS encoding rhodanese-like domain-containing protein: MRKFLYVFVISFFFINCDKNQTLETITTAELKTLLSKKKIQLIDVRTPQEIKEGFIATAIFANYFEDDFAEKAIRKLDKDKPVYLICRSGNRSEKAALILKEKGYNVINVSGGYNQWKKEN; encoded by the coding sequence ATGAGAAAATTTCTATACGTCTTTGTTATAAGTTTCTTTTTTATAAATTGTGATAAAAACCAAACTTTAGAAACAATAACAACAGCGGAATTAAAAACACTATTAAGCAAAAAGAAAATTCAATTAATAGATGTTAGAACACCACAAGAAATAAAAGAAGGTTTTATCGCAACAGCCATATTTGCCAATTATTTTGAAGATGATTTTGCTGAAAAAGCAATACGTAAATTAGATAAAGATAAACCAGTTTATTTGATTTGTAGAAGTGGTAATAGAAGTGAAAAAGCTGCCTTAATATTAAAAGAAAAAGGGTATAATGTAATAAATGTTTCTGGCGGATACAACCAATGGAAAAAAGAAAATTAA
- a CDS encoding heavy-metal-associated domain-containing protein, giving the protein MKTDIQIENLKCGGCAATIKKGLLSLENVSEVEIDIENSIVSVTSTDSSTEQIKEKLSKLGYPEVGDKNTIVHKAKSFVSCAVGRIDS; this is encoded by the coding sequence ATGAAAACAGATATACAAATAGAAAATTTAAAATGTGGTGGTTGTGCAGCAACTATTAAAAAGGGGTTATTAAGTTTAGAAAACGTAAGTGAAGTAGAAATAGATATTGAGAATTCAATTGTTTCTGTAACTTCAACTGATAGTTCTACAGAACAAATAAAAGAAAAACTTTCTAAATTAGGTTACCCAGAAGTTGGAGATAAAAATACAATTGTTCACAAAGCAAAATCTTTTGTAAGTTGTGCAGTTGGTAGAATTGATTCTTAA
- the hflX gene encoding GTPase HflX, whose protein sequence is MIDSKEAISEKAVLIGIITQNQDETQSEEFLDELEFLTTTAGGVAVKRFTQKLERPNPKTFLGTGKLEEVKQFIETKNIGTAIFDDELSPAQLRNIEKILDCKILDRTNLILDIFAQRAQSSSAKTQVELAQHQYLLPRLTRLWTHLDKQKGGIGMRGPGETEIETDRRIINDRIVLLKKKLLTIDKQMATQRKNRGKIVRVALVGYTNVGKSTLMNVISKSDVFAENKLFATLDTTVRKVVIKNIPFLMTDTVGFIRKLPTQLVESFKSTLDEVREADLLLHVVDISHPNFEDHIASVNTILDDIKCADKPTLMVFNKIDAYSHETIDEDDLVSEKTKEHYTLQDWKKTWMNDKEVSSIFISALNKENLEDFKEEVYEEVKKIHIQRFPYNDFLYYEYKEE, encoded by the coding sequence ATGATAGATTCAAAAGAAGCCATTTCAGAAAAAGCCGTTTTAATCGGTATAATTACTCAAAATCAAGATGAAACTCAATCTGAAGAATTTTTAGATGAGTTAGAATTCTTAACAACAACTGCAGGTGGAGTTGCTGTAAAACGTTTTACCCAAAAGTTAGAAAGACCAAACCCTAAAACATTTTTAGGAACAGGAAAATTAGAAGAGGTAAAACAGTTTATAGAAACCAAAAATATTGGTACCGCTATTTTTGATGATGAATTATCGCCAGCGCAATTAAGAAATATCGAAAAGATTCTTGATTGTAAAATCTTGGATAGAACCAATCTAATACTTGATATTTTTGCACAAAGAGCACAATCTAGTTCTGCAAAAACACAAGTAGAATTAGCCCAACATCAATATTTATTGCCACGTTTAACCCGACTTTGGACGCACCTTGACAAGCAAAAAGGGGGAATTGGAATGCGTGGACCTGGAGAAACAGAAATTGAAACGGATAGGCGTATTATTAACGATAGAATCGTGCTTCTAAAAAAGAAGTTGCTTACTATTGATAAACAAATGGCAACCCAACGTAAAAATCGTGGGAAAATAGTTCGTGTCGCTTTAGTTGGTTATACAAACGTTGGTAAATCTACGTTGATGAACGTAATAAGTAAAAGTGATGTTTTTGCTGAAAACAAACTCTTTGCTACATTAGATACAACCGTTAGAAAAGTGGTTATTAAGAACATTCCTTTTTTAATGACAGACACAGTTGGTTTTATTAGAAAACTACCAACTCAATTGGTAGAATCTTTTAAATCTACATTAGATGAGGTTCGTGAAGCAGATTTATTATTACATGTTGTAGATATTTCTCACCCAAATTTTGAAGATCATATTGCATCTGTAAATACCATTTTAGATGATATTAAATGTGCAGACAAGCCTACATTAATGGTTTTTAATAAGATTGATGCTTATTCTCATGAAACAATCGATGAAGATGATTTAGTTTCAGAAAAGACAAAAGAACATTATACATTACAAGATTGGAAAAAAACTTGGATGAACGATAAAGAGGTTTCATCTATATTTATTTCTGCCTTAAACAAAGAGAATTTAGAAGATTTTAAAGAAGAAGTGTACGAAGAAGTAAAGAAAATTCACATTCAGCGTTTTCCTTACAACGATTTTTTATATTATGAATATAAAGAAGAATAG